From the genome of Bactrocera oleae isolate idBacOlea1 chromosome 2, idBacOlea1, whole genome shotgun sequence, one region includes:
- the ClC-a gene encoding chloride channel protein 2 isoform X5 produces the protein MKPENSNYSRNAESKKTNKETSAGKYLQELLGKRSSRMLKVSSWIWKRTFARLGEDWVFLALLGVIMAFVSYVVDKGINVCTNARVWLYRDLTSQPITQYFAWVSLPVCLILFSAGFVHLVAPQSIGSGIPEMKTILRGVALKEYLTFKTLVAKVVGLTATLGSGMPLGKEGPFCHIASIVAQLLSKLVTSFQGIYENESRNSEMLAAACAVGVGSCFAAPVGGVLFSIEVTTTYFAVRNYWRGFFAAVCGATVFRLLAVWFHNADTVRAIFLTNFTTEFPFDPQELFVFALMGVVSGIGGAAYVWVHRRYVLFMRSNKKMNKFLQKNRFLYPGFLALLVSTLSFPLGPGQFIAGELSTHEQVTQLFSNFTWSRDDLTVEQAAIVTHWVTSYTNIFINLSIYIVFTFFISIVASTIPVPSGIFIPVFKIGASLGRLIGESMHLWFPNGVRYGGRLSPIIPGGYAVVGAAAFSGAVTHTVSVAVIIFEMTGQITHVVPVMIAVLIANAIAALLQPSMYDSIILIKKLPYLPDLLPSSSAMYSIYVEDFMVRDVKYIWHGISYQKLKEVLKANKTLRSLPLVDSHENMILLGSVQRYELIKMIEKHIGREKRMEVAQKWQKEAEERAREEEKKKQEAELKVRRPSRFEVLPAPDILSLRQIANDEMLPPKQRQESFNNNVGPRKSILKKTNSFNLKTYAPTSPHSPNITPYTTITGTEHRIRSAFEAIFRKSNTLQDVQPDPDAASITPAVSANEVPLVQRAPSISKKVQLQAQNTTESADHAHKPTTPDTPDSIKSNRFSQLAPNSPAPSKKFKKNNCIRPRSLSSSPVHAKVKMKLANTRWDHTMLPPPPKKGILRKSHSTTDCSNNRTNAIKWHTLMDNSHATANKDEPKAMSMKKTKSVTLPRERVIDMSPEDQKKWEMEEMSKPIDLEKASVNIDPSPFQLVERTSILKVHSLFSMVGINHAYVTKIGRLVGVVGLKELRKAIEDINSNNFVVQNQIKDDIEADHGSAVEKPLLAPPLPLSPHATSDKEVNTTVTSMDSALSHSDNCSDIEMEHMKGESSGEEQPQQQQDHTTQYNQQT, from the exons TGCTGGGAAATATTTACAGGAATTGCTGGGCAAACGTTCGTCGCGCATGCTAAAAGTCTCATCATGGATATGGAAACGTACATTTGCGCGCCTCGGCGAAGATTGGGTATTCTTAGCGCTGTTAGGTGTCATAATGGCATTTGTATCATATGTGGTGGACAAAGGCATCAATGTTTGTACAAATG CGCGCGTGTGGCTCTATCGCGATCTCACTTCCCAGCCGATCACACAGTATTTCGCGTGGGTCTCATTGCCGGTTTGTTTGATACTCTTCTCAGCCGGCTTTGTGCATCTAGTTGCGCCGCAGAGTATAG GTTCGGGTATACCTGAAATGAAAACGATTCTTCGTGGCGTTGCGCTGAAAGAGTATCTCACATTTAAGACATTGGTGGCCAAGGTTGTTGGTTTAACGGCAACTTTGGGCAGTGGTATGCCATTAGGAAAGGAA GGTCCTTTCTGTCACATAGCAAGTATTGTAGCACAATTATTAAGTAAACTCGTCACATCATTCCAAGGCATCTATGAGAATGAGTCTCGCAATTCGGAGATGTTGGCCGCAGCTTGTGCGGTCGGTGTGGGTTCGTGTTTTGCCGCACCCGTCGGTG GTGTACTTTTCAGTATTGAGGTAACGACCACTTATTTTGCTGTGCGTAATTATTGGCGTGGCTTCTTCGCGGCTGTTTGCGGTGCAACGGTGTTTCGTCTTTTGGCTGTTTGGTTCCACAATGCGGATACAGTGCGTGCGATATTTCTCACAAATTTCACCACCGAATTTCCTTTCGATCCGCAGGAGCTGTTCGTATTTGCGCTAATGGG TGTTGTCTCCGGTATTGGTGGCGCCGCCTATGTTTGGGTACATCGCCGTTATGTACTCTTCATGCGTTCAAATAAGAAGATGAACAAATTTCTGCAAAAGAA TCGCTTTCTCTATCCGGGCTTTCTGGCACTGCTTGTCTCTACACTCTCATTTCCATTAGGACCCGGTCAATTTATCGCTGGCGAATTGAGCACACACGAACAAGTCACGCAATTATTTAGCAATTTCACGTGGTCACGTGACGATCTCACCGTGGAGCAGGCGGCCATAGTTACGCATTGGGTCACCAGTTACACCAACATATTCATCAATCTTTCCATATACATTGTGTTCACT tttttcatttcaattgtaGCCTCAACCATACCAGTACCTTCGGGCATTTTCATACCCGTATTTAAAATCGGCGCCAGTCTGGGTCGTCTAATTGGCGAGAGCATGCATTTGTGGTTCCCGAACGGCGTGCGCTACGGCGGTCGCCTATCGCCCATCATACCCGGCGGTTACGCAGTTGTTGGTGCGGCGGCATTTTCCGGCGCCGTGACGCATACCGTTTCGGTAGCGGTAATCATTTTCGAGATGACCGGCCAGATAACGCACGTTGTACCGGTGATGATCGCAGTGTTAATAGCGAACGCCATTGCAGCCCTTCTACAACCGTCCATGTACGACAGTATTATATTGATTAAGAAGCTGCCGTATCTGCCCGATTTGCTGCCATCCAGTTCGGCGATGTACAGCATTTATGTGGAGGATTTTATGGTACGAGATGTGAAATACATCTGGCATGGCATTTCGTATCAAAAACTCAAGGAAGTGCTGAAGGCGAACAAAACGCTACGATCTCTACCGCTGGTCGATAGTCACGAGAATATGATACTGCTCGGCTCTGTGCAACGTTATGAATTGATCAAAATGATCGAGAAGCATATCGGACGCGAGAAACGCATGGAGGTGGCACAAAAGTGGCAAAAGGAGGCCGAAGAGCG AGCGCGAGAAGAAGAGAAGAAAAAGCAGGAGGCCGAATTAAAAGTTCGTCGTCCGTCACGTTTCGAAGTACTGCCCGCACCCGATATACTCAGCCTACGTCAAATTGCCAACGATGAAATGCTGCCGCCAAAACAACGTCAGGAATCCTTCAATAACAACGTGGGACCACGCAAATCCATTTTGAAAAAGACAAACTCATTTAATCTAAAAACTTACGCACCTACCTCACCGCACAGCCCGAACATTACCCCCTATACCACCATAACTGGCACTGAACATCGCATACGCTCCGCCTTCGAAGCGATTTTTCGCAAATCGAACACACTGCAGGATGTCCAACCGGATCCGGATGCTGCCAGCATAACGCCGGCGGTGAGCGCCAACGAAGTGCCACTCGTACAGCGCGCACCCAGTATTTCGAAGAAGGTTCAATTG CAAGCACAAAATACTACGGAGTCTGCGGACCACGCGCATAAG CCGACAACTCCGGATACGCCGGATAGCATAAAAAGCAATAGAttt TCGCAACTAGCGCCCAATTCTCCGGCTCCATCgaagaaatttaagaaaaataactgCATC CGCCCGCGAAGCTTAAGCTCATCGCCAGTCCATGCCAAAGTCAAAATGAAGTTAGCGAACACAAGATGGGATCACACGATGCTGCCACCACCGCCGAAAAAAGGAATACTCCGAAAGTCACACTCAACGACAGATTGTTCCAATAACCGAACAAACGCAATCAAATGGCATACCTTAATGGATAACAGCCATGCTACAGCAAATAAGGATGagccaaaa GCAATGAGTATGAAAAAGACGAAATCGGTGACCCTG ccACGTGAACGCGTAATCGATATGTCGCCGGAAGATCAAAAGAAATGGGAAATGGAAGAAATGTCTAAACCAATCGATCTGGAGAAGGCCAGTGTAAATATCGATCCCTCGCCATTTCAACTGGTCGAACGCACTTCGATACTCAAAGTTCATTCGCTTTTCTCAATGGTTGGCATAAATCATGCTTATGTGACGAAAATCGGACGCCTGGTGGGTGTTGTGGGTCTAAAAGAG ctGCGCAAAGCTATTGAAGACATCAATAGCAATAACTTCGTagtacaaaatcaaataaaagacGATATTGAAGCCGATCATGGTTCGGCTGTTGAGAAGCCATTATTGGCGCCACCATTGCCGCTGTCACCGCATGCCACCAGTGACAAGGAGGTTAATACCACGGTGACCTCCATGGACTCAGCACTTTCACATTCGGATAATTGCTCTGACATTGAAATGGAGCATATGAAAGGCGAGAGTAGCGGTGAagaacaaccacaacaacaacaagatcaTACAACACAATACAATCAAcaaacataa
- the ClC-a gene encoding chloride channel protein 2 isoform X3, with amino-acid sequence MKFPTNTNSSQMESLLTVPSLTNVKVHPMRTASNASSIVRPNVNSAGVADDPDEDETGLGYTHTLMYGRYTKDLGEFAKDEARKLKLLEKRRKQEDKQRNKELLGKRSSRMLKVSSWIWKRTFARLGEDWVFLALLGVIMAFVSYVVDKGINVCTNARVWLYRDLTSQPITQYFAWVSLPVCLILFSAGFVHLVAPQSIGSGIPEMKTILRGVALKEYLTFKTLVAKVVGLTATLGSGMPLGKEGPFCHIASIVAQLLSKLVTSFQGIYENESRNSEMLAAACAVGVGSCFAAPVGGVLFSIEVTTTYFAVRNYWRGFFAAVCGATVFRLLAVWFHNADTVRAIFLTNFTTEFPFDPQELFVFALMGVVSGIGGAAYVWVHRRYVLFMRSNKKMNKFLQKNRFLYPGFLALLVSTLSFPLGPGQFIAGELSTHEQVTQLFSNFTWSRDDLTVEQAAIVTHWVTSYTNIFINLSIYIVFTFFISIVASTIPVPSGIFIPVFKIGASLGRLIGESMHLWFPNGVRYGGRLSPIIPGGYAVVGAAAFSGAVTHTVSVAVIIFEMTGQITHVVPVMIAVLIANAIAALLQPSMYDSIILIKKLPYLPDLLPSSSAMYSIYVEDFMVRDVKYIWHGISYQKLKEVLKANKTLRSLPLVDSHENMILLGSVQRYELIKMIEKHIGREKRMEVAQKWQKEAEERAREEEKKKQEAELKVRRPSRFEVLPAPDILSLRQIANDEMLPPKQRQESFNNNVGPRKSILKKTNSFNLKTYAPTSPHSPNITPYTTITGTEHRIRSAFEAIFRKSNTLQDVQPDPDAASITPAVSANEVPLVQRAPSISKKVQLQAQNTTESADHAHKPTTPDTPDSIKSNRFSQLAPNSPAPSKKFKKNNCIRPRSLSSSPVHAKVKMKLANTRWDHTMLPPPPKKGILRKSHSTTDCSNNRTNAIKWHTLMDNSHATANKDEPKAMSMKKTKSVTLPRERVIDMSPEDQKKWEMEEMSKPIDLEKASVNIDPSPFQLVERTSILKVHSLFSMVGINHAYVTKIGRLVGVVGLKELRKAIEDINSNNFVVQNQIKDDIEADHGSAVEKPLLAPPLPLSPHATSDKEVNTTVTSMDSALSHSDNCSDIEMEHMKGESSGEEQPQQQQDHTTQYNQQT; translated from the exons GAATTGCTGGGCAAACGTTCGTCGCGCATGCTAAAAGTCTCATCATGGATATGGAAACGTACATTTGCGCGCCTCGGCGAAGATTGGGTATTCTTAGCGCTGTTAGGTGTCATAATGGCATTTGTATCATATGTGGTGGACAAAGGCATCAATGTTTGTACAAATG CGCGCGTGTGGCTCTATCGCGATCTCACTTCCCAGCCGATCACACAGTATTTCGCGTGGGTCTCATTGCCGGTTTGTTTGATACTCTTCTCAGCCGGCTTTGTGCATCTAGTTGCGCCGCAGAGTATAG GTTCGGGTATACCTGAAATGAAAACGATTCTTCGTGGCGTTGCGCTGAAAGAGTATCTCACATTTAAGACATTGGTGGCCAAGGTTGTTGGTTTAACGGCAACTTTGGGCAGTGGTATGCCATTAGGAAAGGAA GGTCCTTTCTGTCACATAGCAAGTATTGTAGCACAATTATTAAGTAAACTCGTCACATCATTCCAAGGCATCTATGAGAATGAGTCTCGCAATTCGGAGATGTTGGCCGCAGCTTGTGCGGTCGGTGTGGGTTCGTGTTTTGCCGCACCCGTCGGTG GTGTACTTTTCAGTATTGAGGTAACGACCACTTATTTTGCTGTGCGTAATTATTGGCGTGGCTTCTTCGCGGCTGTTTGCGGTGCAACGGTGTTTCGTCTTTTGGCTGTTTGGTTCCACAATGCGGATACAGTGCGTGCGATATTTCTCACAAATTTCACCACCGAATTTCCTTTCGATCCGCAGGAGCTGTTCGTATTTGCGCTAATGGG TGTTGTCTCCGGTATTGGTGGCGCCGCCTATGTTTGGGTACATCGCCGTTATGTACTCTTCATGCGTTCAAATAAGAAGATGAACAAATTTCTGCAAAAGAA TCGCTTTCTCTATCCGGGCTTTCTGGCACTGCTTGTCTCTACACTCTCATTTCCATTAGGACCCGGTCAATTTATCGCTGGCGAATTGAGCACACACGAACAAGTCACGCAATTATTTAGCAATTTCACGTGGTCACGTGACGATCTCACCGTGGAGCAGGCGGCCATAGTTACGCATTGGGTCACCAGTTACACCAACATATTCATCAATCTTTCCATATACATTGTGTTCACT tttttcatttcaattgtaGCCTCAACCATACCAGTACCTTCGGGCATTTTCATACCCGTATTTAAAATCGGCGCCAGTCTGGGTCGTCTAATTGGCGAGAGCATGCATTTGTGGTTCCCGAACGGCGTGCGCTACGGCGGTCGCCTATCGCCCATCATACCCGGCGGTTACGCAGTTGTTGGTGCGGCGGCATTTTCCGGCGCCGTGACGCATACCGTTTCGGTAGCGGTAATCATTTTCGAGATGACCGGCCAGATAACGCACGTTGTACCGGTGATGATCGCAGTGTTAATAGCGAACGCCATTGCAGCCCTTCTACAACCGTCCATGTACGACAGTATTATATTGATTAAGAAGCTGCCGTATCTGCCCGATTTGCTGCCATCCAGTTCGGCGATGTACAGCATTTATGTGGAGGATTTTATGGTACGAGATGTGAAATACATCTGGCATGGCATTTCGTATCAAAAACTCAAGGAAGTGCTGAAGGCGAACAAAACGCTACGATCTCTACCGCTGGTCGATAGTCACGAGAATATGATACTGCTCGGCTCTGTGCAACGTTATGAATTGATCAAAATGATCGAGAAGCATATCGGACGCGAGAAACGCATGGAGGTGGCACAAAAGTGGCAAAAGGAGGCCGAAGAGCG AGCGCGAGAAGAAGAGAAGAAAAAGCAGGAGGCCGAATTAAAAGTTCGTCGTCCGTCACGTTTCGAAGTACTGCCCGCACCCGATATACTCAGCCTACGTCAAATTGCCAACGATGAAATGCTGCCGCCAAAACAACGTCAGGAATCCTTCAATAACAACGTGGGACCACGCAAATCCATTTTGAAAAAGACAAACTCATTTAATCTAAAAACTTACGCACCTACCTCACCGCACAGCCCGAACATTACCCCCTATACCACCATAACTGGCACTGAACATCGCATACGCTCCGCCTTCGAAGCGATTTTTCGCAAATCGAACACACTGCAGGATGTCCAACCGGATCCGGATGCTGCCAGCATAACGCCGGCGGTGAGCGCCAACGAAGTGCCACTCGTACAGCGCGCACCCAGTATTTCGAAGAAGGTTCAATTG CAAGCACAAAATACTACGGAGTCTGCGGACCACGCGCATAAG CCGACAACTCCGGATACGCCGGATAGCATAAAAAGCAATAGAttt TCGCAACTAGCGCCCAATTCTCCGGCTCCATCgaagaaatttaagaaaaataactgCATC CGCCCGCGAAGCTTAAGCTCATCGCCAGTCCATGCCAAAGTCAAAATGAAGTTAGCGAACACAAGATGGGATCACACGATGCTGCCACCACCGCCGAAAAAAGGAATACTCCGAAAGTCACACTCAACGACAGATTGTTCCAATAACCGAACAAACGCAATCAAATGGCATACCTTAATGGATAACAGCCATGCTACAGCAAATAAGGATGagccaaaa GCAATGAGTATGAAAAAGACGAAATCGGTGACCCTG ccACGTGAACGCGTAATCGATATGTCGCCGGAAGATCAAAAGAAATGGGAAATGGAAGAAATGTCTAAACCAATCGATCTGGAGAAGGCCAGTGTAAATATCGATCCCTCGCCATTTCAACTGGTCGAACGCACTTCGATACTCAAAGTTCATTCGCTTTTCTCAATGGTTGGCATAAATCATGCTTATGTGACGAAAATCGGACGCCTGGTGGGTGTTGTGGGTCTAAAAGAG ctGCGCAAAGCTATTGAAGACATCAATAGCAATAACTTCGTagtacaaaatcaaataaaagacGATATTGAAGCCGATCATGGTTCGGCTGTTGAGAAGCCATTATTGGCGCCACCATTGCCGCTGTCACCGCATGCCACCAGTGACAAGGAGGTTAATACCACGGTGACCTCCATGGACTCAGCACTTTCACATTCGGATAATTGCTCTGACATTGAAATGGAGCATATGAAAGGCGAGAGTAGCGGTGAagaacaaccacaacaacaacaagatcaTACAACACAATACAATCAAcaaacataa
- the ClC-a gene encoding chloride channel protein 2 isoform X2 has protein sequence MFDSDADDEYIREYAFEPELLINRDDYLKREEQKEKEQREAIKRRSSLRRKSQRKASVDSYDSGGQQKNQIDVEIEAFYYMYGRYTKDLGEFAKDEARKLKLLEKRRKQEDKQRNKELLGKRSSRMLKVSSWIWKRTFARLGEDWVFLALLGVIMAFVSYVVDKGINVCTNARVWLYRDLTSQPITQYFAWVSLPVCLILFSAGFVHLVAPQSIGSGIPEMKTILRGVALKEYLTFKTLVAKVVGLTATLGSGMPLGKEGPFCHIASIVAQLLSKLVTSFQGIYENESRNSEMLAAACAVGVGSCFAAPVGGVLFSIEVTTTYFAVRNYWRGFFAAVCGATVFRLLAVWFHNADTVRAIFLTNFTTEFPFDPQELFVFALMGVVSGIGGAAYVWVHRRYVLFMRSNKKMNKFLQKNRFLYPGFLALLVSTLSFPLGPGQFIAGELSTHEQVTQLFSNFTWSRDDLTVEQAAIVTHWVTSYTNIFINLSIYIVFTFFISIVASTIPVPSGIFIPVFKIGASLGRLIGESMHLWFPNGVRYGGRLSPIIPGGYAVVGAAAFSGAVTHTVSVAVIIFEMTGQITHVVPVMIAVLIANAIAALLQPSMYDSIILIKKLPYLPDLLPSSSAMYSIYVEDFMVRDVKYIWHGISYQKLKEVLKANKTLRSLPLVDSHENMILLGSVQRYELIKMIEKHIGREKRMEVAQKWQKEAEERAREEEKKKQEAELKVRRPSRFEVLPAPDILSLRQIANDEMLPPKQRQESFNNNVGPRKSILKKTNSFNLKTYAPTSPHSPNITPYTTITGTEHRIRSAFEAIFRKSNTLQDVQPDPDAASITPAVSANEVPLVQRAPSISKKVQLQAQNTTESADHAHKPTTPDTPDSIKSNRFSQLAPNSPAPSKKFKKNNCIRPRSLSSSPVHAKVKMKLANTRWDHTMLPPPPKKGILRKSHSTTDCSNNRTNAIKWHTLMDNSHATANKDEPKAMSMKKTKSVTLPRERVIDMSPEDQKKWEMEEMSKPIDLEKASVNIDPSPFQLVERTSILKVHSLFSMVGINHAYVTKIGRLVGVVGLKELRKAIEDINSNNFVVQNQIKDDIEADHGSAVEKPLLAPPLPLSPHATSDKEVNTTVTSMDSALSHSDNCSDIEMEHMKGESSGEEQPQQQQDHTTQYNQQT, from the exons GAATTGCTGGGCAAACGTTCGTCGCGCATGCTAAAAGTCTCATCATGGATATGGAAACGTACATTTGCGCGCCTCGGCGAAGATTGGGTATTCTTAGCGCTGTTAGGTGTCATAATGGCATTTGTATCATATGTGGTGGACAAAGGCATCAATGTTTGTACAAATG CGCGCGTGTGGCTCTATCGCGATCTCACTTCCCAGCCGATCACACAGTATTTCGCGTGGGTCTCATTGCCGGTTTGTTTGATACTCTTCTCAGCCGGCTTTGTGCATCTAGTTGCGCCGCAGAGTATAG GTTCGGGTATACCTGAAATGAAAACGATTCTTCGTGGCGTTGCGCTGAAAGAGTATCTCACATTTAAGACATTGGTGGCCAAGGTTGTTGGTTTAACGGCAACTTTGGGCAGTGGTATGCCATTAGGAAAGGAA GGTCCTTTCTGTCACATAGCAAGTATTGTAGCACAATTATTAAGTAAACTCGTCACATCATTCCAAGGCATCTATGAGAATGAGTCTCGCAATTCGGAGATGTTGGCCGCAGCTTGTGCGGTCGGTGTGGGTTCGTGTTTTGCCGCACCCGTCGGTG GTGTACTTTTCAGTATTGAGGTAACGACCACTTATTTTGCTGTGCGTAATTATTGGCGTGGCTTCTTCGCGGCTGTTTGCGGTGCAACGGTGTTTCGTCTTTTGGCTGTTTGGTTCCACAATGCGGATACAGTGCGTGCGATATTTCTCACAAATTTCACCACCGAATTTCCTTTCGATCCGCAGGAGCTGTTCGTATTTGCGCTAATGGG TGTTGTCTCCGGTATTGGTGGCGCCGCCTATGTTTGGGTACATCGCCGTTATGTACTCTTCATGCGTTCAAATAAGAAGATGAACAAATTTCTGCAAAAGAA TCGCTTTCTCTATCCGGGCTTTCTGGCACTGCTTGTCTCTACACTCTCATTTCCATTAGGACCCGGTCAATTTATCGCTGGCGAATTGAGCACACACGAACAAGTCACGCAATTATTTAGCAATTTCACGTGGTCACGTGACGATCTCACCGTGGAGCAGGCGGCCATAGTTACGCATTGGGTCACCAGTTACACCAACATATTCATCAATCTTTCCATATACATTGTGTTCACT tttttcatttcaattgtaGCCTCAACCATACCAGTACCTTCGGGCATTTTCATACCCGTATTTAAAATCGGCGCCAGTCTGGGTCGTCTAATTGGCGAGAGCATGCATTTGTGGTTCCCGAACGGCGTGCGCTACGGCGGTCGCCTATCGCCCATCATACCCGGCGGTTACGCAGTTGTTGGTGCGGCGGCATTTTCCGGCGCCGTGACGCATACCGTTTCGGTAGCGGTAATCATTTTCGAGATGACCGGCCAGATAACGCACGTTGTACCGGTGATGATCGCAGTGTTAATAGCGAACGCCATTGCAGCCCTTCTACAACCGTCCATGTACGACAGTATTATATTGATTAAGAAGCTGCCGTATCTGCCCGATTTGCTGCCATCCAGTTCGGCGATGTACAGCATTTATGTGGAGGATTTTATGGTACGAGATGTGAAATACATCTGGCATGGCATTTCGTATCAAAAACTCAAGGAAGTGCTGAAGGCGAACAAAACGCTACGATCTCTACCGCTGGTCGATAGTCACGAGAATATGATACTGCTCGGCTCTGTGCAACGTTATGAATTGATCAAAATGATCGAGAAGCATATCGGACGCGAGAAACGCATGGAGGTGGCACAAAAGTGGCAAAAGGAGGCCGAAGAGCG AGCGCGAGAAGAAGAGAAGAAAAAGCAGGAGGCCGAATTAAAAGTTCGTCGTCCGTCACGTTTCGAAGTACTGCCCGCACCCGATATACTCAGCCTACGTCAAATTGCCAACGATGAAATGCTGCCGCCAAAACAACGTCAGGAATCCTTCAATAACAACGTGGGACCACGCAAATCCATTTTGAAAAAGACAAACTCATTTAATCTAAAAACTTACGCACCTACCTCACCGCACAGCCCGAACATTACCCCCTATACCACCATAACTGGCACTGAACATCGCATACGCTCCGCCTTCGAAGCGATTTTTCGCAAATCGAACACACTGCAGGATGTCCAACCGGATCCGGATGCTGCCAGCATAACGCCGGCGGTGAGCGCCAACGAAGTGCCACTCGTACAGCGCGCACCCAGTATTTCGAAGAAGGTTCAATTG CAAGCACAAAATACTACGGAGTCTGCGGACCACGCGCATAAG CCGACAACTCCGGATACGCCGGATAGCATAAAAAGCAATAGAttt TCGCAACTAGCGCCCAATTCTCCGGCTCCATCgaagaaatttaagaaaaataactgCATC CGCCCGCGAAGCTTAAGCTCATCGCCAGTCCATGCCAAAGTCAAAATGAAGTTAGCGAACACAAGATGGGATCACACGATGCTGCCACCACCGCCGAAAAAAGGAATACTCCGAAAGTCACACTCAACGACAGATTGTTCCAATAACCGAACAAACGCAATCAAATGGCATACCTTAATGGATAACAGCCATGCTACAGCAAATAAGGATGagccaaaa GCAATGAGTATGAAAAAGACGAAATCGGTGACCCTG ccACGTGAACGCGTAATCGATATGTCGCCGGAAGATCAAAAGAAATGGGAAATGGAAGAAATGTCTAAACCAATCGATCTGGAGAAGGCCAGTGTAAATATCGATCCCTCGCCATTTCAACTGGTCGAACGCACTTCGATACTCAAAGTTCATTCGCTTTTCTCAATGGTTGGCATAAATCATGCTTATGTGACGAAAATCGGACGCCTGGTGGGTGTTGTGGGTCTAAAAGAG ctGCGCAAAGCTATTGAAGACATCAATAGCAATAACTTCGTagtacaaaatcaaataaaagacGATATTGAAGCCGATCATGGTTCGGCTGTTGAGAAGCCATTATTGGCGCCACCATTGCCGCTGTCACCGCATGCCACCAGTGACAAGGAGGTTAATACCACGGTGACCTCCATGGACTCAGCACTTTCACATTCGGATAATTGCTCTGACATTGAAATGGAGCATATGAAAGGCGAGAGTAGCGGTGAagaacaaccacaacaacaacaagatcaTACAACACAATACAATCAAcaaacataa